The genomic segment CTCCGGGGTCCGACCTCTTGATGCGGGCCGGGTCCGTGACCATGGTGCGCAGCTTGTTCCAGACCGACTCGGGCGACTCCGAGATCTGCAGGGAGTTGCCGTAGGACTTGCTCATCTTGCGCCCGTCGGTCCCCGGGACCTTGGGGGTCTCGGTCAGCAGGGCCTGAGGCTCGACCAAAAGCCCCTCCCCATAAAAGTGGTTGAACCGCCTGGCGATCTCCCGGCTCAGCTCCAGGTGTGCGCTCTGGTCCTCGCCCACCGGAACCCGGTCCGCCCGATAGAGCAGGATATCGGCCGCCATCAGGACAGGGTAGCCCAGAAACGCGAAGGTGTCGAGATCCTTGTTCTTGATGTTGTCTATCTGTTCCTTATAGGTGGGATTGCGGTAGAGCCAGCCCAGAGGGGTGATCATGGCAAGCGCCCAGCCGAGCTCCGCATGCTGCGGGACGTGCGACTGGATGAAGATGGCGCACTTCTCGGGGTCGAGCCCGACCGAAAGCCAGTCCAGCAGGGAATCGTAGCAGTAGCCCGCGGTATTCGCGGAGTCGGCGTAATTGGACGTCAGCGCGTGCCAGTCGGCAATAAAGTAATAGCACTCGTAATCGTCCTGAAGCCGAACCCAGTTGCTCAGCGCACCGGCCATGTGCCCCATGTGCAGCAGGCCCGTCGCCCTCATTCCGCTCACAATCCGTCCTTTCACCGACGAGACACCCCTTCGTTCTGCAATTCAAAAATCCCCTCGAAAATTTGGTAAACAAGTTTAAGAATGAACGGCGGGCGACGCGCCCGCTATAGACGAAGCGGGGACGCGAGGCTCCCCGCGTCAATCAGGATCGTCTCGAGCACGCCCGGCACGGCGAGCCGCCGCGCCAGCTCCGCCAGGGAGGCCCGCTCCATCTCGGCATGGTCGACGACGGCGATCGGCATTCCCTCCCGAACCGCATCCAGCAGCACATGATACTTCGCGTCGGCAGTGACGTACAGGTCCGCGCCCTCCGCCCTGGCGCGGGGCCACAGATCGGCTCCCGATCCGCCGCAGAGCGCCACACGCAGTATACTATAACCCTCGGACACGTAACCGTCGAGCCACGACAAGCCCCAGGCCCGCTTGACCCGCTCCAGCGCCTCCTCTGCCGTAAGGGGCCCCTCGAAATTCCCGACCGCCCCCAGCCTGGCATCGGGGTCGAGCACGGAGAGCTCCCGAAGCCCCAGGAGGCGGGCCAGCTCGAAGCTGACGCCGCCCTCGGCGGAGTCCCAGTTGGTGTGCGCGGCAAGGACGGCGACGCCCCGTTCGACGGCTGCCAGGACCGCCCGCCCCGGATCGCGGGAGAGGTCCAGACGCCGGATCGGGGAGAAAAAAAGGGGATGGTGGGTCAGCAGCGCTTCGCATCCGCGGTCCGCGGCCTCCATCACCGCCTCGGGGAGAGGGTCCAGGGCAACGCCCAGCCTGCGGACCTCCCTATTCGGATCGCCGACCATCAGCCCAACGTTGTCCCAATCGGCGGCCAAGGCAAAGGGGGCCGTCCTATCGATCTCCTCCAGCACCGCCCTCAACTTCATGCGCGTCACCTCCGGCATCCCGAGGAAGCTCCAACTCGAATCGGCGCTTCCTCAAAATAAAAAAAGCTCCCACAGAGTAGGAGCGGATCGTCTATGGTGGGCCCACCTGGACTCGAACCAGGAACCTTCCGGTTATGAGCCGGCGGCTCTGACCACTTGAGCTATGGGCCCTCGCATGGCATGACCAATAAAAACGCACAAACGGATACTATATTTTAACCGTCATTCGACGCGAATGCAACTTACGGGGCAGCTGCTCTCCGCCTCCTTGACGGACGGGTCGTCGGTCTCCTCCCGCAGGACCTTGGCGGTCCCCGCGTTCTCGTCCAGGACAAAACACTCCGGACTGATTTGAGTGCACACGCCGCATCCAATGCAGGCCGAGCGATCCAGCGATACCTTCATTGGCCCCATCCTCACCTCCGTGCCTGGTAAAGCTCCAAGGAGCGCGCCTATTGTATTATGCTGACGCCCCACCGTCAAATCTGCCGACGGACGAGCCGGCAAAATGCCGTATCCATCCGTCGAACTGATCTGCGCGGTCCCCTCCCGGAGGACGGCAAAAACGTCTATCGGTTATAATGGTCCCGTAACATATTTTCGGGCTCCCCATCCGTATCCTGTTGCCCCATGATGACGAGGAGAGGCTTTGCCATGTCGCTCAAACCGGCCATTTTCTTTTTGTTCCTGTTCCTTCTGTCCGTTTCGCTCGTCTCCTCTCCCGCCCAGGCGGCTCCCCGTGTCGAACGCCAGACACTTTCCTTCTCAAAGGACCGGAAACAGGACCTGAAGAAGCTGTCGGAGCTCTGTCTCTTCAACGACCTGACCTCGGCGGACGTGCTGTGGGCCAACGACCTGACCGCCGACAGCCTCACAGAGGGAACGACGCTCATCATCCCCACCTCCAGACAGGACATCCTGGCCGTCTGGCAATCCGTACAGAAGCAGAGAAAGGGCACATCCAACACTTTGGTGTCCATCAAGCTGCATGGAGTTCCCCGCAGCGCCCCCAAGACCGAGACCTCAGTTCTGAAGACGGCTGAGGCCCCCGCACCCCAGCCCTCCAGGACTCTCCCTCAACCGCTCTCCCCAAAGGCGATGCCGCCCATCCCGACGACGCTCCGACTCGGCCCGGAGAAAAGCGCCGCAGGGGAAAAGGGGAGAGGCGACGCGGACACGAAGGAACCCGTCCTGTTCCTCTCGGAGGACGGAGACCCCTCGAGCGGCCCCATGAGGCTGGTTATATCGGGTGACAACGTAACCGTCGTGAGGCTTCCCCGAACGCAGGCTCCCCGTACCTCCGGCCTGACCGGCATCCAACGGAGCTTTTTCACCGGAAGGTCGTCCCCCGAGCCCGCCGTACCGGAGGTCTCCAGGTCCTCGGGATCCAAGATGATCTGGCCCGTAAACGGGGCCGTTTCGTCGGGGTTCGGCAAGCGGGGCAGGCGATCCCTTCATGCGGGCATCGACATCCCCATGCCCAAGGGTACGTCCATCCGAGCCGCGAGAGACGGGGTGGTCAAGCTGGTCGCCTCCGCCAAAAGCCGGAGCTTCAGGGGATACGGAAACGTGGTGATCGTCGACCACGGCGGCGGAATCACCACGCTGTACGCCCATTGTCTGAACATCAAGGTCAGGCAGGGTCAAAGGGTGCGTCAGGGAGAGACGCTCGCGACCGTGGGCCGCACGGGACGCGCCACCACGAATCACGTTCATTTCGAGGTCCGGATCAACGGCAAACCCGTCAACCCCATCCCCTTCCTGGGGCCCAGGCGCTGACGACCGTAAAGGCAAGGGGGGCCAAGCGGCCCCCAAATCCGCAGGTTGCGATAGCCTTATGAAGAATAAGCGCGATAAGCGCGTTACGCATTGCAAACGGCAAGGAGGAGTTTTAAGGAAGATGAGAAAGGTATGGGTTTTATTGGCGGTGTTTTTGTTGGCGGCCTCTGCCCCGGGGGCGGCCCTGGCGGACGTGGTGATCAGCCCGGATAATTTCCCGGATAATACGTTCATTATCTTCGTTAGGGAACATGACACAAACAAGGACGGGTTTTTGAGCCTCGCGGAGATTGAAGCGGCGAAGAGTATGACCGTTAAACCCGACTTTGGCGCCAAAAACCTGGTGGGGATCGAGTATTTCACGTATCTGGAGACGCTGGTTTGCGCCAAACAGGAGCTGACGTCGCTGGACATGAGATGGAACGCAAAGCTGAAGGATCTGCATTGCGAGACCAACGACCTGCTGACGGCGCTGAACGTGAGGGAGAACACGGAGCTGACGTCGCTGCATTGTGAGAACACTCCGCTGACGGAGCTGGACGTGAGCAAGAACACGAAGCTGACGTGGCTGTCGTGTTACGAGAACCGGCTGACGGAGCTGGACGTGAGCAAGAACACGGCGCTGACGGATCTGGCTTGCGCCAGCAACGATCTGACGGCGCTGGACGTGAGGGCGAACCCGAACCTGAGGAATCTGGACTGCTCCAACAACGATCTGAAGGCGCTGGACGTGAGTCAGAACACGGCGCTGTCAAAGCTGGAATGCAGGAACGACCGGCTGACGTCGCTGGACCTTAGCCAGAATACGAAGCTGATGTATCTGTATTGTGAGCAGAACCAGCTGACGTCGCTGGACGTGAGCAAGAACACGGCGCTGTCAACGCTGCACTGCCAGGACAACCGGCTGACGGCGCTGGACCTGAGCCAGAACGAGGAACTGTCAACGCTGAACTGCACCGACAACCGGCTGACGGCGCTGGACCTGAGCCAGAACACGAGGCTGGATGCGTTGTATTGCAAAGGAAACCGTCTCACGTTCCTCGATCTGCAGGGGCTGCCTCTGACCGGTGGTGTCACTGTGGGCGGCCAGACGCGGGACGGCCTGACGGTCTCGGCGATCGGGGGTGCGTATGTCGTCGACCTCGGCGCGTTTCTCTCCCCGGATCGGTTCGTCAAAGTCAAAGACCTCGCCGGTAAGGATTCCGGCGGCGCTCCGCTCAACCCGCAGAGCTTCTTAAACGGCAAGGCCACCTTTACGGCCAAACCGGTGACGGTGACGTATCGGTACGACACCGGCAATGATAAAGCCACCTCGATGGATGTCACCCTTATCGTAGCCAACGCGATCACGGTGTCCGTGTCCGGTCGCGGCAGGGTCACGCGTAAGGGGTCCACGGAGGCGCTGTCCGGCAACGTGGCCGTCTCCCCGGGCAGCGACGCGACGTTCATGGTCTTGGCGGACGAGGGTTACGAGATCGCTTACCTGAGGGTCGACAACGCCCTGGTGAGCGGCGCGTCGGGAGCGACACATTACGAGTACCCGTTCCCCAACGTGACGGCGAATCATACTCTGAGGGCCGTGTTCAAGGTCAAATCGCCGCCGACGGTCCAGTTCACGATCAAGGTGGCTGCGTCCGGTCACGGCAGGGTCACGCGTAAGGGGTCCACGGAGGCGCTGTCCGGAGACGTGGCCGTCCCCGCGGGCAGCGACGCGACGTTCGCGATCTCGGCGGACGCGGGTTACGAGATCGCTGACTTGAGGATCGACAACGCCCCGGTGAGCGTCCCGTCAGGAACGGCGCGTTACGAGTACCCGTTCCCCAACGTGGCGGCGAACCATACTCTGAGGGCCGCGTTCAAGGTCAAATCGCCGCCGACGGTCCAGTTCACGATCAAGGTGGCTGCGTCCGGTCACGGCAGGGTCACGCGTAAGGGGTCCACGGAGGCGCTGTCCG from the uncultured Fretibacterium sp. genome contains:
- a CDS encoding ferredoxin encodes the protein MKVSLDRSACIGCGVCTQISPECFVLDENAGTAKVLREETDDPSVKEAESSCPVSCIRVE
- a CDS encoding M23 family metallopeptidase, whose translation is MSLKPAIFFLFLFLLSVSLVSSPAQAAPRVERQTLSFSKDRKQDLKKLSELCLFNDLTSADVLWANDLTADSLTEGTTLIIPTSRQDILAVWQSVQKQRKGTSNTLVSIKLHGVPRSAPKTETSVLKTAEAPAPQPSRTLPQPLSPKAMPPIPTTLRLGPEKSAAGEKGRGDADTKEPVLFLSEDGDPSSGPMRLVISGDNVTVVRLPRTQAPRTSGLTGIQRSFFTGRSSPEPAVPEVSRSSGSKMIWPVNGAVSSGFGKRGRRSLHAGIDIPMPKGTSIRAARDGVVKLVASAKSRSFRGYGNVVIVDHGGGITTLYAHCLNIKVRQGQRVRQGETLATVGRTGRATTNHVHFEVRINGKPVNPIPFLGPRR
- a CDS encoding Nif3-like dinuclear metal center hexameric protein, whose amino-acid sequence is MPEVTRMKLRAVLEEIDRTAPFALAADWDNVGLMVGDPNREVRRLGVALDPLPEAVMEAADRGCEALLTHHPLFFSPIRRLDLSRDPGRAVLAAVERGVAVLAAHTNWDSAEGGVSFELARLLGLRELSVLDPDARLGAVGNFEGPLTAEEALERVKRAWGLSWLDGYVSEGYSILRVALCGGSGADLWPRARAEGADLYVTADAKYHVLLDAVREGMPIAVVDHAEMERASLAELARRLAVPGVLETILIDAGSLASPLRL
- the trpS gene encoding tryptophan--tRNA ligase; this translates as MKGRIVSGMRATGLLHMGHMAGALSNWVRLQDDYECYYFIADWHALTSNYADSANTAGYCYDSLLDWLSVGLDPEKCAIFIQSHVPQHAELGWALAMITPLGWLYRNPTYKEQIDNIKNKDLDTFAFLGYPVLMAADILLYRADRVPVGEDQSAHLELSREIARRFNHFYGEGLLVEPQALLTETPKVPGTDGRKMSKSYGNSLQISESPESVWNKLRTMVTDPARIKRSDPGDPGKCPVWDLHKVFNPDAAERAEIDAGCRSASIGCVDCKKMLNARVQEMMAPIHERRAKYARDRKLMDDILAHGAERARATARETMDILYPAMGLVPAFSR
- a CDS encoding leucine-rich repeat domain-containing protein — translated: MRKVWVLLAVFLLAASAPGAALADVVISPDNFPDNTFIIFVREHDTNKDGFLSLAEIEAAKSMTVKPDFGAKNLVGIEYFTYLETLVCAKQELTSLDMRWNAKLKDLHCETNDLLTALNVRENTELTSLHCENTPLTELDVSKNTKLTWLSCYENRLTELDVSKNTALTDLACASNDLTALDVRANPNLRNLDCSNNDLKALDVSQNTALSKLECRNDRLTSLDLSQNTKLMYLYCEQNQLTSLDVSKNTALSTLHCQDNRLTALDLSQNEELSTLNCTDNRLTALDLSQNTRLDALYCKGNRLTFLDLQGLPLTGGVTVGGQTRDGLTVSAIGGAYVVDLGAFLSPDRFVKVKDLAGKDSGGAPLNPQSFLNGKATFTAKPVTVTYRYDTGNDKATSMDVTLIVANAITVSVSGRGRVTRKGSTEALSGNVAVSPGSDATFMVLADEGYEIAYLRVDNALVSGASGATHYEYPFPNVTANHTLRAVFKVKSPPTVQFTIKVAASGHGRVTRKGSTEALSGDVAVPAGSDATFAISADAGYEIADLRIDNAPVSVPSGTARYEYPFPNVAANHTLRAAFKVKSPPTVQFTIKVAASGHGRVTRKGSTEALSGDVAVPAGSDATFVILADAGYEIAYLRVDNAPASVRPGTARYEHPFPNVAADHRLETAFKVRSAPPDNPPAPPVNPPAPPTSPDVPPDNPPAPPVNPPAPPTS